The proteins below are encoded in one region of Pirellulales bacterium:
- a CDS encoding ABC transporter permease subunit, with product MFAGPVFSREVVTAPRRPRLYVSRAAYVGALLVLLSTAWQVVTGTQTVRDTGDLARFGVTSFQILAPLQLAVALFFAALSSAGAVAAEKDRRTLDLLLLTRISNSELVLGKLLASLLSVLMLIVAALPLFMLVALLGGLSFAQIGRVMAIALISAVAAGSIGTMLAFWREKTFQSLASTMLALVLWLAVGELVAAGTFGDMFGGTSATAWAAAISPWQATLATTRSFAALGEGTESLLGLRSAADLFLLDAVGLTLVINGLAIALVRVWNPSREARLPTVEDDDDARQPTGAEHRWRLSRADNAATAVAAPRRRLRTRRVWDNPILWREVRTWAYGRKMLLIRLAYLVIFGASAVALHWTLGARQGATMAAVALPLVPLCVLSLVLINVQSVTSLTAERDVRALDLLLVTDLTPREFIFGKMAGALYNTKEMLILPALLCVYLAVMRQVTVENLVYLIGGWLVMVAFVTMLGVHCGMNYSSSRLAIAVSVGTVFFLFVGVATCMRIMVAFSGSFQFQLQPFLAFMVGGGVGLLVALGWRNTSTAIWIAAFACPFATFYALTSFLLNYTLAVFLVIAATYGFTTAAMLIPALFEFDVATGRTTADEG from the coding sequence TTGTTTGCAGGACCAGTCTTTAGCCGCGAGGTGGTGACCGCGCCTCGCCGGCCACGGCTGTATGTCTCGCGCGCGGCTTACGTGGGGGCTTTGCTCGTCTTGCTGAGCACGGCCTGGCAGGTGGTCACCGGCACGCAGACAGTGCGCGATACGGGGGACCTGGCCCGCTTCGGCGTAACGTCGTTTCAGATCTTGGCGCCGCTACAGTTGGCGGTGGCGTTGTTCTTCGCCGCCTTGTCATCGGCCGGCGCCGTCGCGGCCGAAAAAGATCGCCGCACTCTCGACCTCTTGCTGCTTACCCGGATATCAAACAGCGAATTGGTGTTGGGCAAACTGCTGGCGAGCCTGCTGTCTGTGCTGATGCTGATCGTGGCGGCCTTGCCACTATTCATGCTGGTGGCGCTGCTGGGGGGGTTATCGTTTGCCCAGATCGGGCGCGTCATGGCTATCGCCTTGATCAGCGCTGTGGCGGCGGGCAGCATCGGAACAATGTTGGCTTTCTGGCGCGAAAAGACGTTTCAGTCATTAGCCAGCACAATGTTGGCCCTTGTACTCTGGCTGGCCGTGGGCGAACTAGTGGCGGCCGGCACCTTCGGTGACATGTTCGGCGGCACGTCGGCCACGGCCTGGGCTGCGGCCATCAGCCCCTGGCAAGCGACACTCGCCACGACACGCTCTTTCGCCGCCTTGGGCGAAGGGACCGAAAGCCTGCTGGGGCTGCGATCGGCGGCGGATCTGTTTCTACTGGACGCCGTGGGGCTGACTCTGGTGATCAATGGCCTCGCGATTGCGCTCGTGCGCGTGTGGAATCCTTCTCGTGAAGCGCGCCTGCCGACGGTCGAGGACGATGACGATGCGCGGCAGCCCACCGGGGCCGAGCATCGTTGGCGCTTGTCGCGGGCAGACAATGCAGCAACGGCCGTAGCGGCGCCGCGCAGACGCCTGCGCACGCGCCGTGTGTGGGATAACCCGATCTTGTGGCGCGAGGTCCGCACCTGGGCCTACGGTCGCAAGATGCTGTTGATCCGCCTGGCCTATTTGGTGATCTTCGGCGCATCGGCCGTGGCGTTGCACTGGACGCTCGGTGCGCGGCAAGGCGCGACTATGGCCGCGGTGGCGTTACCGCTCGTCCCTCTGTGCGTGCTCAGTTTGGTGCTGATCAACGTGCAATCGGTCACCTCGCTGACCGCGGAGCGCGACGTACGCGCGCTAGACCTGTTGCTGGTCACGGATCTGACGCCGCGCGAGTTCATCTTCGGCAAGATGGCCGGCGCGCTGTACAACACCAAGGAGATGCTGATCTTGCCGGCGCTGCTGTGCGTCTACCTGGCGGTGATGCGGCAGGTAACCGTCGAGAATCTGGTGTACCTGATCGGGGGTTGGCTGGTGATGGTGGCCTTCGTCACGATGCTCGGCGTGCATTGCGGCATGAACTATTCCAGCAGCCGCTTGGCGATCGCCGTGAGCGTGGGAACCGTGTTTTTTCTGTTCGTGGGCGTGGCGACCTGCATGCGGATCATGGTCGCCTTCAGCGGCTCGTTTCAATTCCAGCTGCAGCCGTTTTTGGCCTTCATGGTGGGGGGTGGCGTCGGATTGCTGGTCGCGCTGGGATGGAGAAATACTTCCACGGCGATCTGGATCGCGGCCTTTGCGTGCCCCTTTGCCACGTTTTACGCGTTGACCAGCTTCCTGCTGAACTACACGCTGGCTGTGTTTCTGGTGATTGCCGCGACGTATGGCTTTACCACCGCGGCGATGCTGATCCCGGCGCTCTTCGAGTTCGATGTGGCCACGGGCCGCACCACGGCCGACGAAGGTTGA
- a CDS encoding superoxide dismutase, translating to MAYTVPNLPYAFDALEPHIDARTMEIHHDKHHAAYVTNLNNAIQGTELGNQSIEALVAAIDKVPENIRTVVRNNGGGHANHSLFWTIMAPHAGGQPSGALADAIKADLGGFDPFKEAFANAAATRFGSGWAWLSVGPGGKLLVESTPNQDSPLMHGNTPVLGLDVWEHAYYLKYQNRRPDYAAAFWNVVNWPAVAERYAAAKR from the coding sequence ATGGCTTATACCGTACCCAACCTCCCGTACGCCTTTGACGCCTTAGAGCCCCATATCGACGCGCGGACGATGGAGATCCATCACGACAAGCATCATGCCGCGTACGTGACGAATCTGAATAACGCGATTCAGGGAACGGAGTTGGGCAACCAGTCCATCGAGGCGCTGGTGGCGGCGATCGACAAGGTTCCGGAAAACATTCGCACCGTGGTCCGCAATAACGGTGGCGGCCACGCCAACCATTCTTTGTTCTGGACCATCATGGCGCCACATGCTGGCGGCCAACCGTCGGGCGCGTTGGCCGATGCCATCAAGGCCGACCTGGGTGGTTTTGATCCCTTCAAAGAGGCCTTTGCCAATGCCGCGGCCACACGCTTCGGCAGCGGTTGGGCTTGGCTCAGCGTAGGTCCCGGGGGCAAGCTCCTGGTCGAGAGCACACCTAATCAAGACAGCCCGCTGATGCACGGCAACACGCCCGTCCTGGGCTTGGACGTGTGGGAGCACGCGTACTACCTGAAGTACCAAAATCGCCGGCCCGACTATGCCGCCGCATTTTGGAACGTGGTTAATTGGCCGGCCGTTGCCGAACGCTACGCGGCCGCCAAACGCTAG
- the gltX gene encoding glutamate--tRNA ligase translates to MKVRTRFAPSPTGYLHIGGVRTALFNWLFTRRHGGQFLLRIDDTDQQRNVEAALAPILHGFKWLGIDWDEGPDIGGPHAPYYQSQRLAHYQTAVDRLLTTGHAYHDYARPEEIAAEREAAEREKRAFLYSRTWMAESASDRVRFENERRSAVVRLKMPRAGTLVIDDQIRGQVEFEWAREQDHVIQRTDGTCLYHLASVVDDHDFDITHVIRAEEHLSNTPRQIFILESLGYPRPVYAHLPYVAEPGSKTKLSKRKLDKYLKNRDFAQINEHGRAIAATLGLTTAAETFNPVIVDFYEQVGYLPDAIVNYLVLLGWSLDERTEFFTRQQMIDNFSLERVNKAPASFDPKKLWSFQDHYMQELSVDEKLDMTLPYLERAGVIATPATAESRAKLRQVIEAAGDRIKVAGDILDFEDFFRPDDQLDYDEAGFEKQLRDEETAARLDRFRARLAAAPAFDPAALETLLQAFVSEEEIGVGRIIHAIRLAATGKTVGFGLFETLAILGREASIARIDRALARRGKTS, encoded by the coding sequence GTGAAAGTGCGCACCCGCTTTGCTCCCAGCCCGACCGGTTACCTGCACATTGGCGGTGTACGGACGGCGCTGTTCAACTGGCTCTTTACGCGCCGCCACGGTGGGCAGTTCTTGCTGCGGATCGACGATACCGACCAGCAGCGCAATGTCGAGGCGGCGCTGGCGCCCATTTTGCACGGTTTCAAATGGCTGGGCATCGACTGGGACGAAGGGCCCGACATCGGCGGCCCGCACGCTCCCTACTATCAGTCACAGCGACTGGCGCACTATCAGACGGCCGTCGATCGGTTGCTGACCACCGGGCATGCTTACCACGACTACGCCCGGCCCGAGGAAATTGCCGCCGAGCGCGAGGCGGCCGAGCGCGAGAAACGCGCCTTCCTCTATAGCCGAACGTGGATGGCGGAATCGGCCAGCGACCGCGTCCGCTTCGAGAACGAACGTCGCTCAGCCGTGGTGCGATTGAAGATGCCCCGCGCGGGCACGCTCGTGATCGACGATCAGATCCGCGGCCAAGTCGAGTTCGAATGGGCCCGCGAGCAGGATCACGTCATTCAGCGCACCGACGGCACCTGCCTGTACCACCTGGCCAGCGTGGTCGACGATCACGACTTCGATATCACGCACGTGATCCGCGCCGAAGAGCACCTGTCGAACACGCCGCGGCAGATTTTCATTCTCGAATCGCTCGGCTACCCGCGTCCCGTGTATGCGCATCTGCCGTATGTGGCCGAACCCGGTAGCAAAACCAAGCTCAGCAAGCGCAAGCTCGACAAGTATCTGAAGAATCGCGACTTTGCCCAGATCAACGAGCACGGTCGGGCGATCGCGGCCACCTTGGGACTGACCACGGCCGCCGAAACGTTCAATCCCGTGATCGTCGATTTCTACGAGCAGGTGGGCTACCTGCCCGACGCGATCGTCAATTACCTGGTGCTGTTAGGCTGGTCTCTCGACGAGCGGACCGAGTTCTTCACGCGGCAGCAGATGATCGACAATTTTTCGCTGGAGCGCGTCAACAAAGCCCCGGCCAGCTTCGACCCGAAAAAGCTGTGGTCCTTTCAGGATCACTACATGCAGGAGCTTTCGGTCGACGAGAAGCTCGACATGACGCTTCCTTATCTCGAGCGTGCCGGCGTGATCGCGACGCCCGCCACGGCCGAAAGTCGGGCGAAGCTGCGGCAAGTGATCGAAGCCGCCGGTGACCGCATCAAGGTAGCCGGCGACATTCTCGATTTTGAAGATTTCTTTCGCCCCGACGATCAGCTTGACTACGATGAGGCGGGTTTCGAAAAGCAACTGCGCGACGAAGAGACCGCGGCCCGGCTCGATCGCTTTCGCGCGCGCTTGGCAGCTGCCCCGGCATTCGACCCGGCCGCGCTCGAGACTTTATTACAAGCGTTCGTCAGCGAAGAAGAAATTGGCGTCGGTCGGATCATTCATGCGATTCGCCTTGCGGCGACTGGCAAGACTGTGGGCTTCGGGCTGTTCGAAACACTGGCCATCCTAGGGCGCGAGGCATCGATTGCACGGATTGATCGGGCGCTGGCTCGGCGCGGCAAAACGAGCTAG
- a CDS encoding DUF4349 domain-containing protein: protein MSHPMVRTVVGALLLLIVLQGCSGSSGPVGPPPAEALANFAMATTKTADGESGLSTNRFDTTPAGLNRKIVYTAHVALVVDDFDDVPARVVALVKRLDAYVADSNLAGATGESRRAVWKIRVPVAHFEEFVSAAQGLGELQSARTESLDMSEEYFDIDARIRNKTREEEWLLKLLEDRPGKLEDVMAIERALSQAREEMERLQGRLRVLTDLTAMTTVNLSITEIHGYEPPQSPTFAIRVRRAFDGSIDSLQSTGEETVVATAAMAPWLAAVGLSCLPGYIVARAVRRRSRRTNEAAHR, encoded by the coding sequence ATGTCGCACCCTATGGTCCGCACCGTCGTTGGCGCGCTATTGCTCTTAATCGTGTTGCAAGGTTGCTCCGGTTCGAGCGGCCCAGTGGGTCCTCCGCCGGCCGAAGCCCTGGCAAACTTTGCCATGGCAACAACGAAAACTGCGGATGGCGAGTCTGGTCTTTCGACCAATCGCTTTGACACGACGCCCGCGGGGCTGAATCGCAAGATCGTGTACACGGCGCATGTCGCTTTGGTGGTCGATGATTTTGATGACGTCCCGGCGCGCGTTGTGGCGCTAGTGAAACGGCTAGACGCTTACGTCGCGGATTCCAACCTGGCAGGCGCAACCGGCGAGAGCCGCCGTGCGGTGTGGAAGATCCGTGTGCCGGTGGCGCACTTCGAAGAGTTCGTCAGCGCGGCCCAAGGGCTAGGCGAACTGCAAAGTGCGCGCACTGAGTCGCTGGATATGAGCGAGGAGTATTTCGACATCGATGCCCGCATTCGCAACAAAACGCGCGAAGAAGAGTGGTTACTAAAGTTGCTGGAAGATCGACCTGGCAAGCTGGAAGACGTCATGGCCATCGAGCGCGCCCTGTCACAGGCTCGTGAAGAGATGGAGCGTCTGCAAGGCCGGCTGCGCGTGCTGACGGACCTGACCGCCATGACCACGGTGAATCTTTCCATCACCGAGATCCACGGCTACGAACCGCCACAATCGCCGACGTTTGCCATCCGCGTGCGACGTGCCTTCGACGGGTCGATCGACAGCCTGCAATCGACTGGAGAAGAAACCGTGGTCGCAACGGCCGCCATGGCGCCTTGGCTGGCGGCTGTAGGCCTATCGTGCCTGCCCGGCTATATCGTGGCGCGTGCCGTGCGGCGCAGGAGCCGGCGAACGAACGAGGCAGCGCACCGGTAG
- a CDS encoding GAF domain-containing SpoIIE family protein phosphatase produces the protein MERDATNPAASETIYTSQQRVAALNRLLEVTRRLAAEINLDKILGVIGAEACQALACERATVYQYNEQTGDLVTLAATDLEIAEIRHPLDQGISGYAARERTLVNVPDPSADPRWNSQVDRQTGYHTRSILAAPLVSPHDDALLGVLELLNNIGGPFDTFDEELIVAFAAHASVALDRARLVERSRRNQAVEASLQIARDIQRGFMPGQLADIAGYDVATWWFPQQAVGGDYCDVLPLRGGDTGLIIADVSGHGLGPSLLMASTRAALRALLLDHSSPEVLLRLLAESLASDLVDGHFITMVVAVLDPVTHTLSYANAGHAPALHYMRSADCFVPLKATGLPMGVADKPDFPAAPPLRLAAGDMVVLCTDGIVEAMDAEDRPFGLARLEQVVREHAEEPMAELVRHVGEQVEQFYVGDHPADDLTILVARRNP, from the coding sequence ATGGAACGAGACGCGACAAATCCCGCCGCCAGCGAAACGATCTACACGTCCCAGCAGCGGGTGGCGGCGCTAAACCGTCTCTTGGAGGTGACGCGCCGATTAGCCGCCGAGATCAACCTGGACAAGATTCTGGGGGTCATCGGAGCCGAGGCCTGCCAGGCGCTGGCTTGCGAACGAGCCACGGTCTACCAGTACAACGAGCAAACGGGCGACCTCGTGACGCTTGCCGCTACGGATTTGGAGATCGCCGAAATTCGGCATCCGCTCGATCAGGGAATCTCGGGCTACGCCGCGCGCGAGCGGACGCTGGTCAATGTGCCCGATCCCTCGGCCGATCCACGCTGGAACTCGCAGGTCGATCGTCAAACCGGCTATCACACCCGCAGCATCCTGGCGGCGCCGCTCGTATCGCCGCACGACGATGCCCTGCTCGGCGTGCTGGAGTTGTTGAACAACATCGGTGGGCCATTCGACACCTTCGACGAGGAATTGATCGTAGCATTTGCCGCGCATGCTTCGGTCGCGCTCGATCGCGCGCGACTTGTCGAGCGGTCACGGCGCAACCAGGCCGTGGAAGCATCGTTGCAGATCGCCCGCGACATACAGCGCGGCTTCATGCCGGGCCAGTTGGCGGACATCGCCGGCTACGACGTCGCCACGTGGTGGTTTCCTCAACAGGCCGTGGGAGGAGACTATTGCGACGTGCTGCCGCTACGCGGCGGCGATACGGGCTTGATCATTGCCGATGTCAGCGGCCACGGTCTGGGGCCAAGCCTGCTGATGGCATCGACACGGGCTGCGCTGCGCGCCCTGTTGCTCGATCACTCGTCCCCCGAGGTGCTGCTGCGGCTGCTGGCCGAGTCGTTGGCCAGCGACCTGGTCGACGGTCATTTCATCACTATGGTCGTGGCGGTGCTCGACCCCGTGACGCATACGTTGTCTTATGCCAACGCAGGGCACGCGCCGGCGCTACACTACATGCGCAGTGCAGACTGCTTTGTACCGCTCAAGGCAACAGGCCTGCCTATGGGAGTTGCCGACAAGCCGGACTTTCCCGCGGCGCCGCCCCTGCGACTGGCCGCGGGAGATATGGTGGTGCTCTGCACCGATGGCATCGTCGAGGCAATGGATGCCGAGGATCGTCCGTTCGGTCTCGCGCGGCTGGAGCAAGTCGTGCGCGAACATGCCGAAGAACCGATGGCAGAACTCGTGCGCCACGTCGGCGAGCAAGTCGAGCAGTTCTACGTGGGGGACCATCCGGCAGATGATCTCACGATACTCGTCGCGCGCCGCAATCCGTAA
- a CDS encoding diguanylate cyclase: MDPSPQIQPGAPTVDSGAVGVANIERLGELSKLLSDLEETPHGARNAPLKLTTTQENALIQVRLGLASSLYTALKWKHEPTAMHCLRVALTCSAWVHRIGLPPERRDEIEVAALLHDVGKIGVPEAILNKPGPLFAQEVAVIDGHWLVGLEILRSCCASKTLQDILLYTPAWFDGSKRGQGIIGENIPLGSRIVAIVDAFDSMTSEQIYRPALSRERAFQELYQWSGRQFDPRLVKSFCELHDSNESKLLELVPRRWLQQLDPKEVNAIWKLNDGEAPSPQLYQLPLFQERLVEQMDDATIFLDAALRVIRWNPGAERLTGLSAESAYLRNWTPTLLHLRNENGCVIHDEQCPMAYALTTRTAWAGRVNLRNAEGHIISVKAQASPVMSEDGTPQGLVVLLHDASHEASLQEHCQNLRDIATRDPLTQLANRAEFDHLFDVFVTSHTESKKSCSLIITDIDLFKQVNDVYGHQAGDEVIRAFAAVLKGSCRSGDLVARYGGEEFVMLCADCDSATVFRRADQLRTAFARTQHESMGGKKVTASFGVTEMQPGDTPDTMLRRADRALLVAKEEGRNKVVQLGSGQETADKPLVRVKCKFTAGEALIEQQMASHVPLNVSVEKLRGFIADHHATVIDLKDTRVVLAVTCGPPARPFLSTSERPTRFTMELEFREERDKHETPDGRKHDVFLRTLIKVVIRPEKSRERRQRTVDERARQLLISLRAYLMAVDPISEGGVLRRARNLLNPWRAKK, from the coding sequence ATGGACCCTTCCCCTCAGATTCAGCCGGGTGCGCCGACGGTCGATAGCGGCGCCGTGGGCGTGGCCAACATCGAACGGCTCGGCGAGCTTTCGAAGTTGCTTTCCGATCTCGAAGAGACGCCGCACGGGGCGCGGAATGCGCCGCTCAAACTAACGACCACACAAGAGAACGCACTGATCCAGGTGCGGCTGGGTCTGGCCAGCAGCTTGTACACGGCGCTCAAGTGGAAGCACGAACCCACGGCCATGCATTGTCTGCGGGTGGCACTGACATGCTCGGCCTGGGTGCATCGCATCGGGTTACCGCCCGAGCGACGTGACGAGATCGAAGTCGCGGCACTGTTGCACGACGTCGGCAAGATCGGGGTGCCCGAGGCAATTCTCAATAAGCCGGGACCGCTGTTCGCGCAGGAAGTGGCGGTGATCGACGGCCATTGGCTGGTCGGGCTCGAGATTCTGCGCAGCTGCTGCGCATCGAAGACTTTGCAGGACATCCTGCTGTACACGCCCGCCTGGTTCGACGGCAGCAAACGCGGGCAAGGGATCATTGGCGAGAACATTCCTTTGGGGTCGCGGATCGTGGCCATCGTGGATGCGTTCGATTCAATGACGTCCGAGCAGATCTACCGGCCTGCCCTGTCGCGCGAGCGGGCGTTTCAAGAGCTGTACCAATGGTCCGGTCGGCAGTTTGATCCGCGGCTCGTAAAATCGTTTTGCGAGTTGCACGACAGCAACGAGTCGAAGTTATTGGAACTGGTGCCGCGCCGTTGGCTGCAGCAGCTCGATCCGAAGGAAGTCAACGCGATATGGAAGTTGAATGATGGCGAGGCGCCGTCGCCGCAGTTGTACCAATTGCCTCTGTTCCAAGAGCGGCTAGTCGAACAGATGGACGACGCGACGATCTTTCTGGACGCCGCGCTGCGCGTCATCCGCTGGAATCCCGGGGCAGAGCGACTTACCGGGCTGTCGGCCGAGAGCGCCTACCTGCGAAATTGGACGCCGACACTGTTGCATTTGCGCAACGAAAACGGCTGCGTGATCCATGACGAGCAATGCCCCATGGCCTATGCCCTGACGACGCGCACGGCCTGGGCGGGGCGAGTCAATTTGCGAAATGCCGAAGGGCACATCATCAGCGTCAAGGCCCAGGCCTCGCCCGTGATGTCCGAAGATGGCACGCCGCAGGGACTGGTGGTGTTGTTGCACGATGCCTCGCACGAGGCCAGTTTGCAGGAGCACTGTCAGAATCTACGAGACATCGCTACCCGCGATCCTTTGACGCAGCTGGCCAACCGCGCCGAATTCGATCACTTGTTCGACGTATTCGTCACCTCGCATACTGAAAGTAAAAAGTCCTGCAGCCTGATCATCACCGACATCGATTTATTCAAGCAAGTCAACGATGTTTACGGTCACCAGGCCGGCGACGAAGTTATCCGCGCCTTTGCGGCCGTGCTGAAGGGATCCTGCCGTTCAGGCGATCTCGTGGCGCGCTATGGGGGCGAAGAATTCGTCATGCTCTGCGCGGATTGCGATAGTGCGACCGTCTTTCGCCGTGCCGACCAGTTGCGCACGGCGTTTGCCCGCACGCAACACGAATCCATGGGTGGCAAGAAAGTCACGGCCAGTTTCGGCGTGACCGAGATGCAACCCGGCGATACGCCCGACACGATGCTGCGCCGTGCCGATCGCGCCCTGTTGGTGGCCAAAGAGGAGGGCCGCAACAAGGTCGTGCAATTGGGTTCCGGCCAGGAAACGGCCGACAAGCCGCTGGTTCGCGTGAAGTGCAAGTTTACGGCCGGCGAAGCACTGATCGAGCAGCAGATGGCCAGCCATGTTCCGCTAAACGTCAGCGTGGAAAAACTGCGCGGGTTTATCGCGGACCATCATGCTACGGTCATCGATCTGAAGGATACCCGCGTCGTGCTGGCCGTGACGTGCGGACCGCCGGCTCGACCCTTTCTTTCGACGTCGGAACGTCCGACGCGCTTCACGATGGAACTCGAGTTCCGCGAGGAGCGCGACAAGCACGAAACGCCCGACGGCCGCAAGCACGACGTGTTTTTGCGAACGTTGATCAAGGTCGTGATTCGGCCAGAAAAATCCCGCGAGCGCAGGCAGCGAACTGTCGACGAGCGCGCGCGGCAGCTATTGATCAGCCTGCGCGCCTACTTGATGGCGGTCGATCCCATCAGCGAAGGGGGCGTATTGCGACGGGCGAGAAACCTGCTCAATCCGTGGCGGGCGAAGAAGTAA
- a CDS encoding tetratricopeptide repeat protein: protein MDSGLMAARDPGPTTPRGVARSVSLRALRSWLLPIAGAICALVAAGCRIPGYGGFQSHAVLNSRQLTQQGVTAADRRDWSASEKLFAQAVNACPVDVDARRHYSEALWRRGAREEAIAQLAEANKIAPEDPSVLDRLAEFRLLANHVEDARRDAEAAIDLDPKSADAWLVRGKIMRQLGDNRQALADLHRALTYDPRNQQILHELSQTYLAAGEPQRALSNLQSLLDMHPPGDEPPGLLYEAGLAYAGLGRFDDAVVSYQNALVRDKANPEILFHLSEAEMARGNNVDARIALEQALARDPANPRYQQLMARFPGQAPPQTR, encoded by the coding sequence ATGGATTCCGGATTGATGGCGGCACGCGATCCTGGTCCGACGACGCCGCGCGGCGTCGCCCGGTCGGTGTCCCTGCGCGCACTGCGATCCTGGCTGCTGCCGATCGCCGGCGCAATCTGCGCGCTGGTCGCGGCCGGTTGCCGCATTCCGGGTTACGGCGGGTTCCAGTCGCATGCCGTGCTCAATTCGCGGCAGCTCACTCAGCAGGGCGTAACCGCCGCAGATCGGCGGGATTGGTCCGCATCGGAAAAGTTGTTCGCTCAAGCCGTTAATGCCTGTCCCGTAGATGTCGACGCCCGGCGCCACTATTCCGAGGCACTGTGGCGCCGCGGGGCACGCGAAGAAGCCATTGCGCAATTGGCCGAGGCCAACAAGATCGCGCCGGAGGATCCCAGCGTGCTGGATCGCCTGGCCGAATTCCGGCTGCTGGCCAACCACGTCGAGGATGCCCGGCGCGACGCCGAAGCGGCCATCGACCTCGACCCCAAATCGGCTGATGCCTGGCTAGTGCGCGGGAAGATCATGCGGCAACTGGGTGACAATCGCCAGGCCTTGGCCGATCTGCACCGGGCGCTGACCTACGATCCGCGCAACCAACAGATTCTGCACGAGCTGTCACAAACCTATCTGGCTGCGGGAGAGCCGCAACGAGCACTCTCGAATTTGCAGTCGCTACTGGATATGCATCCGCCGGGAGACGAGCCTCCCGGATTGCTGTACGAAGCAGGCTTGGCCTACGCGGGCTTGGGACGCTTCGACGATGCCGTAGTCTCTTACCAAAACGCTTTGGTGCGCGACAAAGCCAATCCGGAGATTCTGTTCCATCTGAGCGAAGCGGAAATGGCCCGCGGCAACAACGTCGATGCGCGCATCGCCTTGGAACAAGCCTTGGCGCGCGACCCGGCCAACCCGCGCTATCAACAGCTCATGGCACGATTTCCCGGCCAGGCTCCGCCGCAAACACGCTAG
- a CDS encoding fumarylacetoacetate hydrolase family protein encodes MRLITFQGPLGPRVGAVRDGRYVDLERVDPTLPRSIKEFLAGGDEMLRRAAKAQTFGETIDPRTVQLLAPVPDPQKVICVGLNYADHARESGVEPPPEPVIFNKFATAVAAHESTVLLPPESQEVDYEAELVVVMGRRARRVSVADAAQYIGGYCVGNDVSARDWQIGKPGKQWLLGKTFDGFAPFGPALVTPDEIGDPGQLRIQCRVNGQVLQDSNTNQLIFSVPQVVAYVSQVCTLLPGDVIFTGTPPGVGFARTPPIFLKPGDVAEVEIDRVGLLRNTFAADAKS; translated from the coding sequence GTGAGGCTGATAACTTTCCAGGGTCCGCTCGGGCCGCGTGTGGGGGCCGTGCGCGATGGCCGTTACGTGGACCTGGAGCGCGTCGATCCCACGCTCCCCCGTTCGATCAAGGAATTTCTGGCCGGCGGTGACGAAATGCTGCGCCGGGCCGCCAAAGCGCAAACGTTTGGCGAGACGATCGATCCGCGCACAGTGCAGCTTTTGGCGCCCGTACCTGATCCGCAAAAGGTGATCTGCGTGGGGCTGAACTATGCCGATCACGCGCGGGAAAGTGGCGTCGAGCCGCCGCCCGAGCCGGTGATCTTCAACAAGTTTGCCACCGCGGTGGCCGCTCACGAGAGCACGGTTCTCTTGCCGCCAGAAAGTCAGGAAGTCGATTACGAAGCCGAGTTGGTCGTCGTCATGGGCCGTCGCGCACGGCGCGTCTCGGTGGCAGACGCCGCGCAGTACATCGGCGGGTATTGCGTCGGAAACGATGTTTCGGCGCGCGATTGGCAAATCGGCAAGCCGGGCAAGCAATGGCTGCTGGGAAAAACGTTCGACGGGTTTGCGCCGTTTGGCCCGGCGCTAGTCACGCCTGACGAAATCGGCGATCCCGGCCAATTGCGCATTCAATGCCGGGTGAACGGTCAGGTGCTACAGGATTCGAATACGAACCAACTCATCTTTTCCGTGCCGCAAGTCGTGGCTTACGTGTCGCAGGTCTGCACACTGCTACCCGGTGATGTCATCTTTACAGGAACTCCGCCGGGCGTCGGCTTCGCCCGTACGCCTCCCATCTTTTTGAAGCCGGGTGACGTCGCCGAGGTCGAGATCGATCGTGTCGGGCTGCTGCGCAACACATTCGCCGCGGATGCCAAGAGCTAA
- a CDS encoding winged helix-turn-helix domain-containing protein, which produces MASAAEVCCVGQIGETAGAIWRAIAEQGPMSVSRLVKEIDAPRDIVMQALGWLAREDKIDIEDGRSRVVSLR; this is translated from the coding sequence ATGGCAAGCGCTGCGGAAGTTTGTTGCGTCGGTCAGATTGGCGAAACGGCCGGTGCGATTTGGAGAGCTATAGCCGAACAAGGACCGATGAGCGTTTCGCGTCTGGTCAAGGAAATTGACGCGCCGCGCGACATCGTGATGCAGGCCCTCGGCTGGCTGGCGCGCGAAGACAAGATCGACATCGAGGACGGGCGCTCGCGCGTCGTATCGCTTCGCTAG